One Cupriavidus basilensis genomic window carries:
- a CDS encoding transposase has translation MSNRKSPKYSLGWVPFKGEGIKYKNGQLHFNGLQIGLWDSYGLSKYELGAGSFNEDSRGRWYVNIAVKVEVEEKRVPDGSDVIGIDLGLKTLATYSDGEKFEPKRFYRESEQALGIAQRANKKRRVKAIHAKIANQRKDAIHKETSALVKKTCGHLRRQRERESAGKNAYGEVRTRRRMDRVPDTTQVQGHQAMCGVRRGQRSVFNPNVLVLRSHIREQ, from the coding sequence GTGAGCAACCGCAAGTCGCCGAAGTATTCGCTCGGATGGGTTCCGTTCAAGGGCGAAGGCATCAAGTACAAGAACGGGCAACTGCACTTCAATGGTCTTCAGATCGGTCTGTGGGACTCGTATGGCCTGTCGAAGTATGAGCTTGGCGCGGGCAGCTTCAACGAGGACTCGCGCGGGCGTTGGTACGTCAACATCGCTGTCAAGGTGGAGGTCGAAGAAAAACGCGTGCCGGATGGCTCGGACGTGATCGGCATCGATCTTGGTCTGAAGACCTTGGCGACGTACAGCGACGGTGAGAAGTTCGAGCCTAAGCGCTTCTATCGCGAGTCTGAGCAAGCGCTCGGCATCGCTCAACGAGCGAACAAGAAGCGCCGCGTGAAGGCAATCCACGCCAAGATCGCAAACCAGCGCAAGGACGCCATCCATAAGGAAACATCGGCGCTGGTCAAAAAGACATGCGGGCATCTTCGTAGGCAACGTGAACGCGAAAGCGCTGGCAAAAACGCGTATGGCGAAGTCCGTACACGACGCCGCATGGACCGCGTTCCGGACACAACTCAAGTACAAGGCCATCAGGCAATGTGTGGTGTTCGCAGAGGTCAACGAAGCGTTTTCAACCCAAACGTGCTCGTGCTGCGGAGTCATATCCGCGAGCAGTAG
- a CDS encoding transposase: MFAEVNEAFSTQTCSCCGVISASSRAGLGIRQWTCCSCGSVHDRDTNAARNIARLGLQALAGGISGV; encoded by the coding sequence GTGTTCGCAGAGGTCAACGAAGCGTTTTCAACCCAAACGTGCTCGTGCTGCGGAGTCATATCCGCGAGCAGTAGGGCCGGCCTTGGAATAAGGCAGTGGACGTGCTGTTCGTGCGGGTCGGTCCACGACCGCGACACGAACGCGGCCCGGAACATTGCCCGCCTGGGACTTCAGGCGCTCGCTGGAGGAATCTCCGGGGTTTAG
- a CDS encoding transporter substrate-binding domain-containing protein encodes MKSIIKVATVMFVTLPAQAHADESTMEKVARTKAVTIGFAKSSPPPSYVDDKGNAAGYMVALCKRLAQAMQSKLELKKLAVKTVLQTRSPGLVDGETDLYCGAMVQSAAARKALTFLYVTYVSETRFVTPRDLGVRFAVDLNGKTVAVASKDDARLIERFNKVYSVNLQSSSSETLPDAFQKLAEGQAVGILADDYSLANLIARSSQPDGYAYTGEAIFRTPIAIAMRQDGELEAFGNQTLGQMMASGVIAQIYSRWFESKIPSVKASINLPASDATKAAWARPNDDGPAAYRASLTDGPFKG; translated from the coding sequence TTGAAAAGCATAATCAAGGTCGCAACAGTGATGTTCGTCACCCTTCCGGCGCAGGCTCATGCCGACGAATCTACGATGGAGAAGGTCGCTCGCACGAAGGCCGTCACGATTGGCTTTGCGAAGTCTAGCCCGCCACCGTCCTATGTTGACGACAAAGGGAATGCCGCTGGTTACATGGTTGCCCTTTGCAAGCGGCTTGCGCAGGCAATGCAGAGCAAGCTGGAACTCAAGAAGCTAGCGGTCAAAACGGTTCTCCAGACTCGCAGCCCGGGCCTGGTAGATGGCGAGACGGATCTCTATTGCGGTGCAATGGTCCAGTCGGCAGCGGCCCGCAAGGCGCTTACATTTTTGTATGTTACTTACGTTTCTGAGACCCGTTTCGTCACGCCCAGAGACTTAGGGGTGAGATTCGCTGTAGACCTGAATGGGAAAACCGTTGCGGTCGCAAGCAAGGACGACGCAAGACTTATCGAACGTTTTAACAAGGTCTATTCGGTGAACCTCCAGTCGTCCTCCTCCGAAACTCTGCCGGACGCGTTCCAGAAGCTTGCCGAGGGCCAAGCCGTGGGCATCTTGGCCGACGACTATTCACTGGCCAATCTGATTGCGCGATCTTCACAGCCGGACGGCTACGCGTACACCGGTGAAGCCATATTCCGCACGCCGATAGCGATTGCCATGCGCCAAGACGGCGAACTCGAAGCTTTCGGGAACCAGACGCTAGGCCAGATGATGGCTTCCGGTGTGATTGCTCAGATCTACTCGCGATGGTTCGAGAGCAAGATCCCGTCCGTTAAGGCGTCCATCAACTTGCCCGCAAGCGACGCCACAAAGGCGGCTTGGGCGCGACCCAATGACGACGGGCCAGCAGCGTACCGCGCGAGCCTGACGGACGGCCCGTTTAAGGGGTAA
- a CDS encoding IS5 family transposase, whose product MRDWRKAGWRLDAIARATAGEIKRGRRVRILPSNRRFVVGASRRGRRKTGPNPTDRSRPGSKHHILVDANGVPISAILTGANRNDVTQLLPLVDAIPPIRGVRGRPLQKPKVIYADRGYDSEPHRQRLHERGLKPVLAKRRTEHGSGLGKFRWVVERTHAWLHNFRRLRIRFERRADIHEAFFKLGRSLVCWNIFRRAEPLVSKEFIA is encoded by the coding sequence TTGCGCGATTGGCGAAAGGCTGGCTGGCGTTTGGACGCGATTGCACGAGCTACTGCTGGTGAAATTAAGCGAGGTCGGCGAGTTCGAATTCTCCCAAGCAACCGTCGATTCGTCGTCGGTGCGAGCCGTAGGGGCAGGCGAAAAACTGGTCCGAACCCCACGGATCGCTCGCGACCAGGTTCCAAGCATCACATCCTCGTCGATGCAAATGGCGTCCCCATCAGTGCAATCCTAACCGGGGCGAACCGCAACGACGTCACCCAATTGCTGCCGCTCGTCGACGCGATCCCGCCAATTCGCGGCGTGCGCGGTCGCCCGCTTCAAAAGCCCAAAGTCATCTACGCAGACCGTGGCTACGACTCCGAGCCGCATCGTCAGCGGCTTCACGAGCGCGGCCTCAAACCGGTGCTCGCCAAGCGCCGGACAGAACACGGCAGTGGCTTGGGCAAATTCCGGTGGGTTGTCGAACGTACTCATGCGTGGCTTCACAACTTTCGTCGTCTTCGCATTCGCTTCGAACGTCGAGCCGACATTCACGAAGCGTTCTTCAAACTCGGCCGCTCTCTCGTCTGCTGGAACATCTTCAGGCGCGCTGAGCCGTTAGTCTCTAAGGAGTTCATTGCCTAG
- a CDS encoding helix-turn-helix domain-containing protein — MHNMVDIPAEKASYTWGYHHTDDVEEHASHFHLWDARIDQLSSGKFVGEVMSLQIDGMHMMRDRANQSVSKKGPGARGRITFSLSLKGADAFQCAGRRIDDASHLIAESSQHPEIQAPKHSDVLYVDLDEAELSQAVERQDRRFKVEGLPKCYRKSQPGDPEGLAQLARGLLDSKMLGSPILNHAGLLSGVRDAVLLNILDLLDADVDCPPLTPTTRKKMVDRARAYAEAPRDSPLSILELCNFVGTSRRKLQYSFQEIVGINPVAYLRTIRLNAVHRALIQSTPSCSVQDVALNWGFMHLSRFAIDYANLFGEKPSETLRRVRGCLDKNIAKNG, encoded by the coding sequence ATGCATAATATGGTAGACATTCCGGCGGAGAAGGCCTCTTATACATGGGGCTATCACCACACTGATGACGTAGAAGAGCATGCCAGTCACTTCCATCTTTGGGACGCGCGAATCGACCAACTTTCAAGCGGGAAATTCGTAGGGGAGGTCATGAGCTTGCAGATTGATGGGATGCATATGATGCGTGACCGCGCTAACCAATCTGTCAGTAAGAAGGGGCCCGGTGCACGTGGCAGGATCACATTCAGTCTGTCTTTAAAGGGCGCGGATGCTTTCCAGTGCGCCGGGCGACGCATTGACGATGCAAGCCATCTCATTGCCGAAAGCAGCCAGCATCCGGAGATACAGGCGCCAAAGCATTCAGACGTCCTCTACGTCGATCTCGATGAGGCGGAGCTATCCCAGGCGGTTGAACGTCAGGATAGGAGGTTCAAGGTGGAGGGCTTGCCGAAGTGCTATCGGAAATCCCAACCCGGAGATCCCGAAGGCCTCGCACAGCTTGCTCGAGGGCTGCTTGACAGCAAAATGCTGGGAAGCCCCATTTTGAATCATGCAGGTCTGCTCAGTGGCGTGCGCGATGCTGTGCTTCTTAACATTCTCGACCTCCTAGATGCGGATGTTGACTGCCCTCCACTCACCCCTACGACCAGGAAAAAAATGGTGGATCGGGCGCGAGCCTATGCGGAGGCGCCTCGCGATTCCCCACTTTCAATTCTTGAGCTGTGTAACTTTGTCGGCACGAGCCGGAGAAAGCTGCAATATTCATTTCAGGAAATTGTAGGTATTAACCCGGTAGCCTATCTCCGTACTATTCGACTTAATGCTGTGCATCGCGCACTTATTCAAAGCACCCCTTCGTGTTCGGTGCAAGATGTTGCCCTTAACTGGGGATTTATGCACCTAAGTCGATTTGCCATTGACTACGCAAATCTTTTTGGTGAAAAACCATCGGAAACATTGCGACGAGTACGCGGCTGTCTCGACAAGAACATTGCTAAAAATGGATAA